From Enterococcus mediterraneensis, the proteins below share one genomic window:
- a CDS encoding glycosyltransferase family 4 protein, which yields MGFTFRFIFKLVTTMLLSLILTPLIKLLAFQIGAVDKPGARRINTKTMPTAGGLSIFLSFCIALLWEYNDTLTFHYVWPMLLGGLIVVITGLLDDIFELSPMQKTIGLLIAALEIFFIADIRISTFTLPFFGRFDLGWLSLPVTVLWILAITNAVNLIDGLDGLAAGVSIIGLSTIGLISYFFLPERGVFLAIVIFSLVAAILGFFPYNFHPATIYLGDTGALFLGFMISILSLQGLKNATFITILTPMFILGVPITDTVYAIIRRKFNKQPISSADKMHLHHRLLSLGFTHRGAVLTIYALALVFSFIALLMNYASNWAIVLLLISTAFGVELFIELIGLVGENRQPLMCTLKFLGNRQFRQSVLEKQRHKNKNSQNDEDDNNQE from the coding sequence ATGGGATTTACATTTCGCTTTATTTTTAAATTAGTCACCACCATGCTGCTTTCTCTGATTTTAACGCCGCTAATCAAATTGTTGGCCTTTCAGATCGGAGCCGTCGATAAACCGGGAGCGCGGAGGATCAATACCAAAACAATGCCGACAGCCGGCGGTTTGAGTATCTTTCTTTCCTTTTGTATCGCATTGCTTTGGGAATATAACGACACACTGACATTTCATTATGTTTGGCCGATGCTTTTGGGCGGATTGATCGTGGTGATCACCGGTCTGCTGGATGATATTTTTGAGCTGAGCCCGATGCAAAAAACAATCGGATTGCTTATCGCGGCTTTGGAGATTTTTTTTATAGCCGATATTCGTATCAGCACATTCACACTGCCGTTTTTTGGTCGTTTCGATTTGGGTTGGCTAAGTCTGCCTGTCACAGTGCTTTGGATCTTAGCGATCACCAATGCGGTCAATTTGATCGATGGATTGGATGGATTGGCAGCTGGGGTGTCGATCATTGGTCTTTCCACCATCGGTTTGATCAGTTATTTCTTTTTACCGGAAAGAGGCGTTTTTCTGGCCATCGTGATTTTCTCTTTAGTCGCTGCCATTTTGGGCTTTTTCCCATATAATTTCCATCCCGCCACCATCTATCTGGGGGATACCGGCGCGCTGTTTTTAGGTTTTATGATCTCGATCTTGTCACTGCAAGGATTGAAAAACGCGACTTTTATCACGATCCTGACACCGATGTTTATTTTAGGTGTGCCGATCACAGATACGGTCTATGCGATCATTCGTCGCAAATTCAATAAACAGCCGATCTCTTCCGCGGATAAAATGCATCTGCACCATCGTTTACTGTCCTTGGGCTTTACTCATCGGGGTGCTGTTTTGACGATTTATGCGTTGGCATTGGTATTTTCTTTTATAGCACTGTTGATGAATTACGCAAGCAATTGGGCGATCGTCCTGCTTTTGATCAGTACGGCTTTTGGTGTGGAACTCTTCATCGAACTGATCGGTCTGGTAGGAGAAAATCGACAGCCATTGATGTGCACGTTGAAGTTCTTGGGAAATCGGCAGTTTCGCCAATCTGTTTTAGAAAAACAGCGTCATAAAAATAAAAATTCACAAAACGATGAAGATGACAACAATCAGGAATGA